In a genomic window of Gambusia affinis linkage group LG04, SWU_Gaff_1.0, whole genome shotgun sequence:
- the ptcd1 gene encoding pentatricopeptide repeat-containing protein 1, mitochondrial has translation MLAVRCLREWSKISVTRVSFFPSETGILKTHLGGLRIPKLRFAVLSAVPVRFVSLSASVRTKTGASPDRENFGSLSEDFSSRRSFRKSSPDIQNLRHREDFMVEDEDAELKKPHRSTMKRNTAYWYFLQCKRLIKENKLQEALDVFSSNMLKEERLQPEEFNYSVLIGGCGRAGQLKKAFKLYNDMKKRGLAATDATYTALFNACAESPSKQAGLQQALKLEQELLRKNYPLSTITYHALLKTHAITNHIQACVHTLREMVKNGHAVTQEAFHYLLMGCLTDKDTGFRLALQVWRQMLRSGIVPDSKNYTLLLRTARDCGIGDPALASSVLLKPDYEMWREKEDASEASYKGVIDIDLLERQLFLQHSARSNSQTNNKLSEEEKPTHLVPIRQTENISLPSDIVADSTAPNLLDFFEGRGAAMFALSSVDTASDRLALIGGAKGFLDKMEANGLSPDLKTLTLLADMMEPGHQSLQMLLKAAKQHQVKLDVAFFNSAIRRTVRMGNVEDVKAVLHVMRQRNVSLNIQTYGCLALGCDRQEEGLQLLKDMQDAGLRPNVHVFSALIGRAARRLNYIYLKMLLKSMKDLSVWPNEVIIRQLEFAAQYPPNYNQYKSRNNYLVHIDGFRGYYQQWLKDSAAQNTEVEEEQSEQSEQLEQSEQLEQSALQCESGAAVDGLTEAQRNHRAAARRHFSRRNKKNVSQSY, from the exons ATGTTAGCTGTTAGATGTTTGAGAGAGTGGAGTAAAATATCTGTGACcagggtttctttttttccttcggAGACGGGGATTCTAAAAACACATCTAGGAGGTCTCAGAATACCAAAGCTCAGGTTCGCAGTCCTCTCAGCGGTTCCTGTCAGGTTTGTGTCCCTGTCCGCCTCTGTCAGAACGAAAACTGGAGCCTCGCCTGACCGCGAAAACTTCGGCTCCTTGTCTGAGGACTTTTCCTCAAGGAGGTCGTTCAGGAAGAGCAGCCCGGACATCCAGAACCTGCGACACCGGGAGGATTTTATGGTGGAGGATGAGGACGCAGAGCTGAAGAAACCCCACAGAAGCACTATGAAGAGAAACACTGCCTACTGGTACTTCTTACAGTGCAAGAGACTTATCAAAGAGAACAAG CTGCAAGAGGCCTTGGATGTTTTCAGCAGCAACATGCTGAAAGAGGAGAGGCTGCAGCCTGAGGAGTTTAACTACTCTGTGCTCATTGGAGGCTGTGGTCGAGCTGGACAACTCAAAAAGGCCTTCAAACTCTACAACGAT ATGAAAAAGCGAGGTCTGGCTGCAACAGATGCAACCTACACCGCGTTGTTCAACGCCTGCGCCGAGTCGCCATCGAAGCAAGCTGGACTCCAGCAAGCCCTGAAGCTGGAACAAGAGCTCCTGCGTAAGAACTACCCTCTGAGCACCATTACGTACCACGCTTTGCTCAAGACCCACGCCATCACCAACCACATCCAAGCCTGTGTTCACACACTCCGG GAAATGGTGAAAAATGGACACGCTGTAACTCAGGAGGCGTTTCATTACCTACTGATGGGCTGCTTGACAGACAAAGACACAGGATTCAGACTGGCTTTGCAG GTGTGGCGTCAGATGCTGCGGTCGGGGATTGTCCCAGACTCAAAGAACTATACTCTGCTCCTACGAACAGCCAGGGATTGTGGGATTGGTGATCCAGCCCTAGCATCAAGTGTTCTGCTGAAGCCTGACTATGAAATGTGGAGGGAAAAGGAAGATGCGTCAGAAGCCAGTTACAAGGGTGTAATAGACATCGACCTTCTAGAGAGGCAGCTGTTTCTTCAACACAGCGCTCGCAGTAACAGTCAGACAAACAACAAACTCAGTGAAGAGGAGAAACCCACCCATCTTGTGCCaatcagacaaacagaaaacatctcaCTGCCATCTGACATAGTAGCCGACTCTACAGCCCCTAATCTGCTGGACTTTTTTGAAGGTAGAGGAGCGGCCATGTTCGCTCTCAGCTCTGTAGACACAGCCTCTGACAGGTTGGCCCTTATTGGTGGAGCTAAAGGGTTCCTAGACAAGATGGAGGCTAACGGACTGAGTCCAGACCTGAAAACTCTGACGCTCTTGGCCGACATGATGGAGCCTGGCCACCAGTCCCTGCAGATGCTGTTAAAGGCCGCCAAGCAGCATCAGGTGAAGCTCGACGTCGCATTCTTTAACTCCGCCATCCGCAGAACTGTCAGAATGGGCAACGTAGAGGATGTAAAG GCTGTGCTGCATGTGATGCGACAGAGGAATGTCAGCCTGAATATTCAGACATATGGATGTCTGGCATTAGGCTGCGATCGGCAGGAGGAAGGTCTGCAGCTGTTAAAAGACATGCAG GATGCAGGACTTCGGCCCAATGTCCATGTGttctctgctctgattggccggGCAGCTCGGAGACTGAATTACATCTACCTGAAAATGCTCCTGAAGAGCATGAAGGACCTGAGTGTGTGGCCTAATGAGGTCATCATCCGGCAGCTGGAGTTTGCTGCACAATATCCTCCTAACTACAACCAG TACAAATCCAGAAACAACTACCTGGTGCACATAGATGGTTTCCGTGGCTACTACCAGCAGTGGCTGAAGGATTCAGCTGCTCAGAACACTGAAGTGGAAGAGGAGCAGTCGGAGCAGTCGGAGCAGTTGGAGCAGTCGGAGCAGTTGGAGCAGTCAGCGCTGCAGTGTGAGTCAGGCGCTGCGGTGGACGGACTGACTGAGGCTCAGAGGAACCACAGAGCAGCAGCCAGGAGACATTTTTCTCGCCGCAATAAGAAAAACGTCTCCCAGTCTTATTAG